One window of Abyssisolibacter fermentans genomic DNA carries:
- a CDS encoding glycerol-3-phosphate responsive antiterminator, translating into MANSFYEKVEINPVIAAAGSIEKLEEALVSPCEIIFLLTGSIFNLKNLVEKCKKHDKSVYIHIDLLDGFSRDIVALRYISENIKPDGIITTKSNLIKPAKELGLFTIQRLFMLDSLSLETGIKLITNTKPNAVEIMPGIMPKVTKILSSQAKVPIITGGLIIDKEDVIQSLKAGAIGISTSQNDIWYM; encoded by the coding sequence ATGGCAAATAGTTTTTATGAAAAAGTAGAGATTAATCCTGTCATAGCTGCGGCAGGCAGCATAGAAAAACTGGAAGAAGCATTAGTTTCACCATGCGAAATAATATTTTTACTAACTGGTAGTATTTTCAATCTAAAAAACTTAGTAGAAAAATGCAAGAAGCATGATAAAAGTGTATATATACACATTGATTTACTAGACGGATTTTCGAGAGACATAGTTGCATTAAGATATATAAGTGAAAACATAAAACCAGATGGTATAATAACAACAAAAAGCAATTTGATTAAACCCGCAAAAGAGCTAGGTTTATTTACAATACAAAGATTATTCATGTTAGATTCTCTTTCATTAGAAACAGGTATAAAATTAATAACAAACACAAAACCAAATGCAGTAGAAATTATGCCCGGTATAATGCCAAAAGTAACAAAAATACTAAGCAGTCAAGCAAAAGTACCAATCATAACAGGAGGACTAATAATAGACAAAGAAGACGTAATACAAAGCTTAAAAGCAGGTGCCATAGGGATTTCAACAAGTCAAAACGATATATGGTACATGTAA
- a CDS encoding cobalt-precorrin-6A reductase, producing the protein MILVLSGTKDGRELINILLKQGFKVLAYTATQYGKTLVNRHENLKVVANKLNSDDMKDVITEYNISHVVDATHPYAENVSKNAISACKQLNIEYIRFERKSTDIDIEEKLMFNNFEEAAVWLKDKTGNIMLTIGSNNLKVFTSLIKTDKLFVRVLPTQKVIQMCEDIGLRPKNIIAMQGPFSKELNKALFNQYDIKYMVTKDSGNIGGTKEKLEAAKECNITTLVIKRPQIDYGIKYYDFDSIIHRLK; encoded by the coding sequence GTGATTTTAGTTTTGTCAGGAACAAAAGATGGGAGAGAGCTAATAAACATATTGTTAAAACAAGGCTTTAAAGTTCTGGCATATACAGCAACTCAGTATGGGAAAACTTTAGTTAACAGGCATGAAAATTTGAAGGTAGTAGCTAATAAATTAAACAGTGATGATATGAAAGATGTTATAACAGAATATAATATTTCACATGTAGTAGATGCAACTCATCCGTATGCTGAAAATGTTTCAAAAAATGCAATATCAGCTTGTAAACAGCTGAATATAGAATATATAAGATTTGAAAGAAAATCAACTGATATTGATATAGAAGAAAAGCTCATGTTTAACAACTTTGAAGAAGCTGCAGTTTGGTTGAAGGACAAAACAGGAAATATTATGCTAACTATTGGAAGTAATAATTTAAAAGTATTTACATCTCTTATAAAAACTGATAAACTATTTGTAAGGGTATTACCAACGCAAAAAGTAATACAAATGTGTGAAGACATTGGATTAAGACCTAAAAACATAATAGCAATGCAGGGTCCATTTTCAAAAGAGCTTAACAAAGCTTTATTTAATCAATATGATATAAAATATATGGTTACCAAAGATAGCGGAAATATTGGCGGGACGAAGGAAAAACTGGAAGCTGCTAAAGAATGCAATATAACAACATTAGTAATAAAAAGACCTCAAATTGATTATGGCATTAAATATTATGATTTCGATTCAATAATACATAGATTAAAATAG
- the cobJ gene encoding precorrin-3B C(17)-methyltransferase: protein MSKIYVVGLGPGNIECMTQEAISAIADSDTIVGYKTYVDLVQSLIEDKEVISSGMRKEIDRCTIAVTCALQGKTVALISSGDSGVYGMAGAVLEVVEKSGEDIEVEVIPGVTAANAAAACLGAPLMHDFVVISLSDLLTDWGLIKKRLHCAGEGDFVVCLYNPKSKGRPKHIEEARRILLQYKEGTTPVGIVRNAKRDGQQVDITTLDEMLNKEINMFTMVIIGNKSSYIKNNKIITPRGYKV, encoded by the coding sequence ATGAGTAAAATATACGTAGTAGGATTAGGACCGGGTAATATCGAATGCATGACACAAGAAGCTATTTCAGCAATAGCTGATAGTGATACAATAGTAGGTTATAAAACTTATGTAGATTTAGTACAAAGTTTAATAGAGGATAAAGAAGTAATATCTTCAGGAATGAGAAAAGAAATTGATAGATGTACAATCGCAGTGACGTGTGCTTTGCAGGGAAAAACAGTAGCTCTAATAAGTAGCGGAGATTCAGGAGTATACGGCATGGCTGGAGCTGTATTAGAAGTAGTAGAAAAATCAGGAGAAGATATTGAAGTCGAGGTTATACCGGGAGTAACTGCCGCGAATGCAGCCGCAGCGTGCTTAGGAGCACCATTGATGCATGATTTTGTGGTGATTAGCCTCAGTGATTTGTTAACAGACTGGGGGCTTATAAAGAAAAGATTACATTGTGCAGGTGAAGGAGACTTTGTTGTATGCTTATACAATCCAAAAAGTAAAGGCAGACCAAAGCATATAGAAGAAGCAAGGAGAATACTATTACAATATAAAGAAGGTACAACACCAGTAGGAATAGTTAGAAATGCAAAAAGAGACGGTCAGCAGGTGGATATAACAACATTAGATGAAATGCTAAATAAAGAAATAAACATGTTTACAATGGTTATAATAGGTAATAAGAGCTCATATATAAAGAATAACAAAATAATAACCCCAAGGGGGTATAAAGTGTGA
- the cbiG gene encoding cobalt-precorrin 5A hydrolase, with amino-acid sequence MKWAGIGLTKGAVSLLKKIKETNNQIDLYVLDKFKEEDIGVIKGSLKEFVGVLIKEYDVIVFVMATGIVVRMIADHIVHKSVDPAVLVLDEKGAFVISLLSGHLGGANDMAKKLASDIGAVPVITTASDVNNSIAVDTLAMKLNCHILNMNSAKDITAMIVNGEEVGIISEIPIAFDLPKNIELITIDKQESKKGIIYIGNKTNMKFIKPVSQIVPRNIVLGIGCRRGTTKEKIFELIQKSFKELQIHLSAINTISTVDVKKDEIGILDIAKHFKAKLDIINRSEIAKIEHKFESSDFVKKTIGVGAVCEPCGYIASKQGKCLLKKTKLSGVTLSVWEEDYE; translated from the coding sequence ATGAAGTGGGCAGGCATTGGACTTACAAAAGGTGCTGTCAGCTTACTGAAAAAGATAAAGGAAACAAATAATCAGATAGATTTATATGTATTAGATAAATTCAAGGAAGAAGATATAGGAGTAATAAAAGGAAGTCTAAAAGAATTTGTTGGAGTATTAATTAAAGAATATGATGTCATAGTCTTTGTAATGGCAACAGGTATAGTTGTTAGGATGATAGCTGATCATATAGTTCATAAAAGCGTTGATCCAGCAGTTTTAGTTTTGGATGAAAAAGGAGCTTTTGTCATAAGCTTGTTATCAGGTCATTTAGGAGGAGCTAATGATATGGCTAAAAAACTTGCCTCTGATATAGGTGCTGTACCCGTTATAACAACGGCTTCTGATGTAAACAACAGCATAGCTGTAGATACATTAGCAATGAAGCTAAATTGTCACATATTAAATATGAATAGTGCAAAAGATATAACAGCTATGATAGTCAATGGTGAAGAGGTAGGAATTATATCTGAAATTCCTATAGCCTTTGATTTACCTAAAAATATAGAATTAATAACAATTGATAAACAAGAATCTAAAAAAGGTATAATTTATATAGGAAATAAAACAAACATGAAATTTATAAAACCAGTATCACAGATAGTACCTAGAAATATAGTTTTAGGAATTGGATGTAGAAGAGGCACGACTAAAGAAAAAATCTTCGAGCTTATACAAAAATCATTTAAAGAGTTACAAATACATCTAAGTGCTATAAATACTATATCGACAGTAGATGTTAAAAAAGATGAAATTGGTATATTAGACATAGCAAAGCATTTTAAAGCTAAATTAGATATAATCAATAGAAGTGAGATAGCGAAAATAGAACATAAATTTGAAAGCTCTGATTTTGTAAAGAAGACAATTGGTGTAGGAGCTGTATGTGAACCGTGTGGTTATATAGCATCAAAACAAGGTAAATGTTTATTAAAAAAAACAAAATTAAGTGGAGTAACATTGTCAGTGTGGGAGGAAGATTATGAGTAA
- the cobM gene encoding precorrin-4 C(11)-methyltransferase, whose protein sequence is MNKVYFIGAGPGDPDLITVKGRKLVEKADIVIYAGSLVNPQIIECRKADSELYNSAGMTLEEVIEVIIEGVKNNKLVARVHTGDPSIYGAIREQIDILNKNDIECEVVPGVSSFTASAAALKKEFTLPDVSQTVICTRLSGRTPVPEKEDLEALASHKASMAIFLSVQMIGNVVHKLSKHYKINTPIAVIQRATWEDQKIVLGTLKDIAQKVKEAGITKTAQILVGDFLGDEYSLSKLYDKSFTHEYRKGK, encoded by the coding sequence ATGAATAAAGTATATTTTATAGGAGCAGGACCAGGAGATCCAGATTTGATAACTGTTAAAGGTAGAAAACTTGTAGAAAAAGCAGATATAGTAATATATGCAGGGTCATTAGTAAATCCACAGATAATAGAATGCAGAAAAGCTGACAGCGAGTTATATAACAGTGCAGGCATGACACTTGAAGAAGTTATAGAAGTTATTATAGAGGGAGTTAAAAACAATAAGCTTGTAGCGAGAGTTCATACAGGAGACCCTAGTATCTATGGAGCTATAAGAGAACAAATAGATATATTAAACAAAAATGATATAGAGTGTGAAGTAGTACCAGGAGTTAGCTCATTTACAGCTTCAGCAGCTGCACTAAAAAAAGAATTTACTTTGCCTGATGTATCACAAACAGTAATATGTACTCGTTTAAGCGGTAGAACACCAGTACCAGAAAAAGAAGATCTAGAAGCTTTAGCGTCCCATAAAGCATCTATGGCAATCTTTTTATCTGTACAAATGATAGGTAATGTAGTTCATAAGCTTTCAAAGCATTACAAAATAAATACGCCAATCGCAGTTATACAGAGAGCTACATGGGAAGATCAAAAAATAGTATTAGGAACATTAAAAGATATAGCACAAAAAGTCAAAGAGGCAGGTATAACAAAAACCGCACAGATACTTGTTGGTGATTTTCTAGGTGATGAGTATTCGCTTTCAAAGCTATATGATAAAAGCTTTACTCATGAGTACAGGAAGGGTAAATAA
- the cobI gene encoding precorrin-2 C(20)-methyltransferase, producing MTGKFYGVGVGPGDPELLTIKAVKILKKADIVVSPITKNNKKSVAFEIAKNYLSEDIEFLNLLFPMTYNQDELDKKWFENAQIISKEVDDGNNVVFLTLGDPMLYSTYMYLLPHLYKLNIKAETICGVNSFSMLAARTNIPLVAGDEKLAIVPLRRNCEDLDDILDKFDNIIVMKPSHDNKLLAQKLEERGLTKNFLLISKCGMDEENISYDIEDLKKDDLPYLSTVIIKKRGILHE from the coding sequence ATGACAGGAAAGTTTTATGGTGTAGGTGTTGGACCGGGAGATCCAGAGTTACTTACAATTAAAGCAGTAAAAATACTAAAGAAAGCTGATATTGTAGTAAGTCCTATAACTAAAAATAACAAGAAAAGTGTTGCATTTGAAATAGCTAAGAATTATCTTAGTGAAGATATAGAGTTCTTAAACCTGTTGTTTCCAATGACATATAATCAAGATGAGCTTGATAAAAAATGGTTTGAGAATGCTCAAATAATTAGTAAAGAAGTGGATGATGGGAACAATGTAGTTTTCCTAACATTAGGTGATCCTATGCTTTACAGCACGTATATGTATCTATTACCACATCTATATAAGTTGAATATAAAAGCTGAAACAATATGTGGAGTGAATTCATTTAGTATGTTAGCAGCACGGACAAACATTCCATTAGTAGCTGGAGATGAAAAACTTGCAATAGTTCCATTAAGAAGAAATTGTGAAGATTTAGATGATATATTAGACAAATTTGATAACATAATTGTAATGAAACCATCACATGATAACAAGTTACTTGCACAGAAGCTTGAAGAAAGAGGCTTAACTAAAAACTTCTTACTAATATCAAAGTGCGGGATGGATGAAGAAAATATCTCATATGACATAGAGGATTTAAAAAAAGATGATTTACCATATCTATCAACTGTAATAATAAAGAAGAGAGGGATTTTACATGAATAA
- the cbiT gene encoding precorrin-6Y C5,15-methyltransferase (decarboxylating) subunit CbiT — MKSNWNYSTLGIPDEMFIRAKVPMTKQEVRVVTLGKLRINSADTVIDIGAGTGSLSIEAGLAAKNGVVYAVERKEEAVSLIKKNIEHFGLSNIVTIKGEAPNCINQKLMVDKAIIGGSGGKIDEIFNWLDLHLKPQGRIVANTVTIENTYLLIQKLKEKGYEDIDITQIGIARGKSLSNLTMMIGQNPIYIISAAKGVRK; from the coding sequence ATGAAAAGTAATTGGAACTATTCAACACTGGGAATACCTGATGAAATGTTTATCAGAGCAAAAGTTCCTATGACAAAGCAAGAAGTAAGAGTAGTTACTTTAGGAAAATTAAGAATTAATTCCGCTGATACAGTCATAGATATTGGAGCAGGAACAGGTTCACTATCTATAGAAGCAGGATTGGCTGCAAAAAACGGAGTAGTATATGCAGTTGAAAGAAAAGAAGAAGCAGTAAGCTTAATTAAAAAAAACATAGAACATTTTGGTTTATCAAATATAGTAACCATAAAGGGTGAAGCACCTAATTGTATAAATCAAAAATTAATGGTTGATAAAGCTATTATAGGTGGTTCGGGAGGCAAGATAGATGAAATATTTAATTGGCTTGATTTACATCTAAAACCACAAGGCAGAATAGTAGCGAATACAGTAACAATAGAAAATACATATCTATTAATACAAAAGCTTAAAGAAAAAGGATATGAAGATATAGATATTACTCAAATAGGGATAGCTAGAGGTAAAAGCCTAAGCAACCTCACTATGATGATAGGGCAAAACCCAATTTATATAATATCAGCAGCTAAAGGAGTGAGAAAATGA
- the cbiE gene encoding precorrin-6y C5,15-methyltransferase (decarboxylating) subunit CbiE translates to MNKIKVIGLGPGHPDYVLPKAKKEIEALNVLVGGKRNLFSLDTSDKAVYEIKGNLENMNSFIKENLKNSDIGVVVSGDTGFYSMLRYIKRNYPDEQIEVIPGLSSIQYMFSRINESWEDACLTSLHGREIDLKNVLQQYNKVGILTDNKWKPQNIAKKLLEEGYENKIMYVGENLSYDDERITKGSLQVIINAKPFNMCVVVITDEK, encoded by the coding sequence ATGAATAAAATCAAAGTAATAGGTTTAGGACCGGGACATCCTGATTATGTTTTACCAAAGGCTAAGAAAGAAATAGAAGCACTAAATGTTTTAGTAGGCGGTAAAAGAAATTTATTCAGCTTAGATACAAGTGATAAAGCAGTATATGAAATTAAAGGCAATTTAGAAAATATGAACAGCTTTATAAAAGAAAATTTAAAGAATAGTGATATTGGAGTAGTAGTTTCTGGTGACACAGGCTTTTACAGTATGCTTAGATATATAAAAAGAAACTATCCAGATGAACAGATAGAAGTAATACCAGGTCTTAGCTCAATACAGTACATGTTTTCAAGAATAAACGAAAGCTGGGAAGATGCATGTTTGACAAGCTTGCACGGTAGAGAGATTGATTTGAAAAATGTCTTACAGCAATACAATAAAGTTGGAATACTAACAGATAACAAATGGAAGCCTCAAAATATTGCTAAAAAGCTTTTAGAAGAAGGCTATGAAAATAAAATAATGTATGTAGGAGAAAATTTATCATATGATGATGAGAGAATAACAAAAGGTTCATTACAAGTGATAATTAATGCTAAACCATTTAATATGTGTGTGGTGGTGATAACAGATGAAAAGTAA
- the cbiD gene encoding cobalt-precorrin-5B (C(1))-methyltransferase CbiD, with translation MDKYIVKKGKKLRYGFTTGSCAAATAKAAVKMLFAGKEIKHIDIDTPKGWKLNLEVEDVKLTKTVVSCAITKDSGDDPDITNGIKIYAKVQAIESNIVITGGKGVGVVTKKGLSVEVGNPAINPVPMEMIKTEVSKVLPENKGVKIEISVPKGEEIAKKTFNPKLGIIGGISIIGTSGIVEPMSEEALKDSLALELPIMKENNCDEIIFCSGNYGQDFVKNNGIKADRIVKTSNFIGFMLDKALEVGIKKIFIVGHIGKFIKVAGGIFHTHSSVADGRMEILAANCAMLGAPKSLIEKIMNSITTEEAVEYIYEYNFEAVFDIIAQKISDRCKTRVYDEIEIGCLIFSQNKGQLGICKKGKKLLEDFKDE, from the coding sequence ATGGATAAATATATAGTGAAAAAGGGAAAAAAACTGAGATATGGATTTACTACTGGTTCATGTGCAGCAGCAACAGCCAAAGCAGCGGTGAAAATGCTTTTTGCAGGAAAAGAAATTAAGCATATAGATATTGATACACCTAAAGGGTGGAAATTAAACCTTGAAGTTGAAGATGTAAAGCTGACAAAAACTGTAGTAAGCTGTGCTATAACAAAAGATAGTGGAGATGACCCTGATATCACAAATGGGATAAAAATTTATGCTAAAGTTCAAGCTATAGAAAGCAATATAGTAATAACTGGAGGCAAGGGTGTAGGCGTAGTGACCAAAAAGGGATTGTCAGTAGAAGTAGGAAACCCTGCAATTAATCCTGTGCCAATGGAGATGATAAAAACAGAGGTATCAAAGGTACTGCCTGAAAATAAAGGTGTGAAGATAGAGATATCAGTACCCAAAGGAGAAGAAATAGCAAAAAAAACCTTTAATCCTAAGTTAGGTATAATAGGAGGAATCTCTATCATAGGTACTTCAGGAATAGTTGAACCAATGTCAGAAGAAGCGCTCAAGGATTCATTAGCATTAGAGCTACCTATAATGAAAGAGAACAATTGTGATGAAATAATCTTTTGTAGCGGTAACTATGGACAAGATTTTGTGAAAAATAATGGAATAAAGGCAGATAGAATAGTTAAAACAAGCAATTTTATTGGTTTTATGTTAGATAAAGCTTTAGAAGTTGGTATAAAGAAGATTTTTATTGTAGGACATATAGGTAAATTCATAAAAGTTGCGGGTGGCATTTTTCATACACACAGCTCAGTTGCAGATGGACGGATGGAAATATTAGCGGCAAATTGTGCTATGCTTGGTGCTCCAAAATCATTAATAGAGAAGATAATGAACAGCATTACTACTGAAGAAGCAGTAGAGTATATATATGAGTATAATTTTGAAGCAGTTTTTGATATAATTGCACAAAAAATAAGTGATAGATGTAAAACTAGAGTTTATGATGAAATAGAGATTGGTTGTTTAATATTCTCACAAAATAAAGGACAATTAGGGATATGTAAGAAAGGTAAAAAACTGTTGGAGGATTTTAAAGATGAATAA
- a CDS encoding precorrin-8X methylmutase, translated as MDFIKKPQDIEKRSFEIITEELGKTYDDRFVDAIIKRVIHTTADFEYAEIIEIHPDVVKNIINAIKSGCKIYGDTQMVMSGINKRRLAKYGVEVCNFVHDEDVVKEAKELGVTRSMVSIKKACKDENVKIFAIGNAPTAIFALKKLIDEGYAKPNAIIGVPVGFVGAAESKELVKELGVPYIITRGRKGGSPVAATIINAILYQMDE; from the coding sequence TTGGATTTTATAAAAAAACCTCAAGATATTGAAAAGAGAAGCTTTGAGATTATTACAGAGGAATTGGGAAAGACGTATGACGATAGGTTTGTAGATGCAATAATTAAGAGAGTTATACATACAACAGCTGATTTTGAATATGCAGAAATTATAGAAATACATCCTGATGTAGTAAAAAACATTATAAATGCGATAAAAAGCGGTTGTAAAATATATGGTGATACACAAATGGTTATGTCAGGAATAAATAAAAGAAGACTCGCAAAATATGGCGTAGAGGTTTGTAACTTCGTTCATGATGAAGATGTTGTAAAGGAAGCTAAAGAGTTGGGTGTTACCAGATCAATGGTAAGTATCAAAAAAGCATGTAAGGATGAAAATGTAAAAATATTTGCAATAGGAAATGCACCTACAGCTATTTTTGCATTAAAAAAACTTATAGATGAAGGCTATGCAAAACCTAATGCCATAATAGGTGTTCCAGTAGGATTTGTTGGAGCGGCAGAATCAAAGGAATTAGTAAAAGAATTAGGTGTGCCATATATTATCACAAGAGGCAGAAAGGGTGGAAGTCCAGTAGCTGCAACTATAATAAATGCGATATTATATCAAATGGATGAATAA
- a CDS encoding cobyrinate a,c-diamide synthase, whose product MNRIMIAGTASGTGKTTVSLGIMAALNKRGRKVSPFKVGPDYIDPQFHEFVTGNPSHNLDSWMLDENSLKYLFQRNSKEISVIEGVMGLYDGFGIKKDNGSSAHVSKLLKAPVILVVDGRGMSSSISAMVLGYKKYDEAVDIKGIIINRLSGKAHYDLLKNCIESDLGIPCLGYLPNKLGISLESRHLGLIPAQEVAELRKKVDELADLIEKYVDIDALEAIASSAEVMESAKNPCEKLKGKMKGIKIGYACDKAFSFYYDDNLKLLKEMGIELIPFSPINDDDIPQDVDGLYIGGGFPEVFAKELSDNTKFRSNLKKALDNGMLAYAECGGLMYLTKEIKTLDDEVFEMTGYFDARSEMTGRLQRFGYVEVDVFKMRTKAHEFHRSKVIADSDITTAYDVYKIRNGVINKQWKCGFLKNNTLAGYAHIHFYSNPELLEYMLKRIK is encoded by the coding sequence ATGAATAGGATAATGATTGCAGGTACAGCAAGCGGTACAGGTAAGACTACTGTTAGCTTAGGTATCATGGCTGCTTTAAATAAAAGAGGAAGAAAAGTTTCGCCATTTAAAGTTGGACCAGATTATATAGATCCACAATTTCATGAATTTGTTACAGGTAATCCTTCACATAATTTAGATAGCTGGATGCTTGATGAAAACAGCTTAAAGTATTTGTTTCAAAGGAATTCAAAGGAAATATCAGTAATTGAAGGAGTTATGGGTTTATATGATGGATTTGGAATAAAAAAAGATAATGGCAGTTCAGCACATGTATCAAAACTATTAAAAGCTCCAGTTATATTAGTAGTAGATGGCAGAGGAATGTCATCAAGTATATCTGCTATGGTCTTAGGATATAAAAAATATGATGAAGCTGTTGATATAAAAGGAATAATCATAAACAGATTATCAGGTAAGGCACATTATGATTTGTTAAAAAACTGCATAGAAAGTGATTTAGGAATACCATGTTTAGGTTATCTACCAAATAAATTAGGTATTTCATTAGAAAGCAGACATCTTGGACTAATACCTGCACAAGAGGTTGCAGAGTTGAGAAAAAAAGTGGATGAATTAGCAGACTTAATTGAAAAGTATGTTGACATAGATGCATTAGAAGCTATAGCAAGCTCCGCAGAAGTAATGGAAAGTGCTAAAAATCCATGTGAAAAGTTAAAAGGTAAAATGAAAGGTATAAAAATAGGATATGCATGTGATAAAGCATTTAGCTTCTATTATGATGACAATCTAAAGCTTTTGAAAGAGATGGGTATAGAGTTGATACCATTTAGCCCTATAAATGATGATGATATACCACAAGATGTAGATGGCTTATACATAGGAGGCGGTTTTCCAGAAGTATTTGCAAAAGAATTGAGTGATAACACTAAATTTAGAAGTAATCTTAAAAAAGCCTTGGACAATGGCATGCTAGCATATGCAGAATGTGGTGGTTTGATGTATCTGACAAAAGAAATAAAAACGTTAGATGACGAAGTTTTTGAAATGACAGGTTACTTTGATGCTAGGTCAGAAATGACAGGGAGACTGCAAAGATTTGGATATGTAGAAGTTGATGTATTTAAAATGAGGACAAAAGCACATGAATTTCATCGTTCGAAGGTTATAGCAGATAGTGATATTACTACTGCCTACGATGTCTACAAGATAAGAAATGGTGTTATAAATAAACAATGGAAATGTGGTTTTCTAAAAAACAATACACTTGCAGGATATGCACATATACATTTTTACAGCAATCCTGAGTTGCTGGAATATATGTTGAAACGAATTAAATAA
- a CDS encoding histidine phosphatase family protein produces MKLILVRHVETVANFEQRYIGHIKSEITEKGMKQLEALVSKLDELDFDSIYTSPMPRARIIGQRINRKIPIIEDGRLKEMNFGVFEGLNFKEAQNKHKAVWNEWTKDYINYKLPKGESLIQVQERVKDFIKSLDDNGTYLIITHGGIIHCLLTYLLDLDIDKRWHFKIGLGAVIELEYNNGYGIMLSMTKGEFNE; encoded by the coding sequence ATGAAATTGATATTAGTTAGGCATGTTGAGACAGTTGCTAATTTTGAACAAAGATATATTGGTCATATTAAATCTGAGATAACCGAAAAAGGAATGAAGCAATTAGAAGCTTTAGTCAGTAAATTAGATGAATTAGACTTTGATAGTATTTATACTAGTCCTATGCCAAGAGCAAGGATTATTGGGCAGAGAATTAATCGTAAAATACCTATAATAGAAGACGGCAGGTTAAAAGAAATGAATTTTGGTGTATTCGAGGGACTAAATTTTAAAGAAGCACAAAATAAACATAAAGCTGTTTGGAATGAGTGGACAAAAGACTATATTAATTATAAGCTTCCTAAAGGTGAAAGCTTGATACAGGTGCAAGAAAGAGTAAAGGATTTTATTAAATCATTAGATGATAATGGTACGTATTTGATAATAACACATGGTGGTATTATACACTGTTTGCTGACATATTTACTAGATTTAGATATAGATAAAAGATGGCATTTTAAGATAGGTTTAGGAGCAGTAATAGAGCTTGAGTATAATAATGGCTACGGTATAATGCTGAGTATGACAAAGGGTGAGTTTAATGAATAG
- the cobS gene encoding adenosylcobinamide-GDP ribazoletransferase, translated as MKGFLLMITFLTRIPIKINFKYKSEDFLNAIFMMPLVGLIIGGFMYLVALSSRCFDKPVVSVFIWVCYIWITGGLHIDGLADSIDGVFSNRGKERALEIMKDSRVGTFGVLAIFLVYALNIVLTSYVEIGYIILTPIVGRCCAVFAASISVYARPENGMGKGIIETCGTKEAVLAIMITAVASYLCVGVEALAILLWIILLTIGLVKYFTNRIGGMTGDTIGFTVEFMQSIFLLISYVVITLTKALPA; from the coding sequence ATGAAAGGCTTTTTATTAATGATAACTTTTTTAACAAGGATACCAATAAAGATAAACTTCAAGTATAAAAGCGAGGATTTTCTAAATGCTATTTTCATGATGCCATTAGTAGGTCTAATAATAGGTGGATTTATGTATTTAGTAGCATTGTCATCTAGGTGTTTTGACAAACCAGTAGTGAGCGTATTTATATGGGTTTGTTATATTTGGATAACAGGTGGACTTCATATAGATGGATTAGCAGATTCAATTGATGGAGTTTTTAGTAATAGAGGTAAAGAAAGAGCTTTAGAAATAATGAAGGACAGTAGAGTAGGTACATTTGGAGTATTAGCTATTTTTCTTGTATATGCTTTAAATATAGTATTAACCAGCTATGTTGAAATAGGATACATAATATTAACGCCAATAGTCGGAAGATGTTGTGCAGTTTTTGCAGCTTCAATAAGTGTATATGCCAGACCAGAAAATGGAATGGGTAAAGGAATAATAGAAACGTGCGGTACAAAAGAGGCAGTTTTAGCGATAATGATAACAGCTGTAGCTTCATATTTGTGTGTAGGGGTAGAAGCATTAGCAATATTATTATGGATTATATTGCTAACTATTGGTTTAGTGAAGTATTTTACAAATAGAATAGGTGGAATGACCGGAGATACAATAGGATTCACAGTAGAGTTTATGCAAAGCATATTTTTATTGATTTCGTATGTAGTCATCACACTGACAAAAGCTTTACCTGCTTAA